Proteins encoded by one window of Crassostrea angulata isolate pt1a10 chromosome 9, ASM2561291v2, whole genome shotgun sequence:
- the LOC128162754 gene encoding histone deacetylase 4-like isoform X1: MLTKVLPTIQEEFKSRGNGFKQGESLGSSERESEDEIRDPLGSGDTGMDINSHFTPIRKAEMTQSPLTSPVVERRPIPTNIFNDPHLQQGLAKIKHEQELQHQLLIQHYQQQQHQLAQEHEKQLQDHIKIRTEEQYFKQLVFMQKQQELLEQQKIKMQEQHRMEKEIMENERLEQIKNKKDGEQSAVASSEVKARLQNFVLNKKQREASARNSPPALRWGVDQSSPPQGISPPYASHLLGKYEDFPLRKTASEPNLKVRSALKQKLESQRRITHSPILPRKNKFVKRKPQLSLDCSSNSDSGPNSPPAGLHASMVNGSMASKEHDGSSYPFSLYRSMVYHANDLYPSPSMPNISLGRPASSSGNSSSPEADLRSLNHPPRGLPAHLGGYPIYPVTGHEVDLSNPSNPAFLSAQIKALEEARNQAKLGQSIPYSSLQAVPGSAASEARQARIHGRHKPLNRTHSAPLPIGHPFLQQTYLMQQAAAAAAATGDHGGNMSSEQIMKDKMFVKQHIRQAVLQRVGSKSHMENVDEETEARLAQEMRESREQMNEEMRERMEESYIEEKEMQLNLKPRHKGPSHHRPLARTQSSPLVLSIPPPEPQEPTPISYRYTTGIAYDSIMQKHECTCGNHANHPENAARLQSIWSRLQETGLVNRCEKIKSRRATIEELQSCHSELHTILYGTNPMHRHRLLDHVQFCILPCGGIGVDSDTVWNEMHTYTAVRMAAGCVTELALRVANKDLKNGFAVVRPPGHHAEMSTPMGFCYFNSVAIAAKQLKEKSKVNKILIVDWDVHHGNSTQQNFFNDPNVLYISIHRHDNGNFFPGTGNPTDCGSGDGLGFNVNIAFGGALNPPMGDAEYLAAFRTILMPIAKEFNPDIVLISAGFDAAIGHPPPLGGYNVSSACFGHMTRELMSLADGRLVLALEGGYDLPSICDATELCIKALLGDELPPVKEEELCRAPCKPGQETLEETIKIQAKHWPCVQKYLGTIHYSLMEAQKREMEEADTVTALASLSMVAAKQSSMSDESSEPMEEDKS, translated from the exons AAATGACCCAGTCCCCCCTAACCTCGCCAGTGGTGGAGCGccgccccatccccaccaacaTCTTCAACGACCCCCACCTCCAGCAAGGCCTGGCCAAAATCAAGCACGAGCAGGAGCTCCAGCACCAGTTGCTGATTCAGCACTACCAGCAACAGCAGCACCAGCTAGCACAGGAGCACGAGAAACAGCTACAGGACCATATCAAG ATTCGAACAGAGGAGCAGTACTTTAAG cAGTTGGTCTTTATGCAGAAGCAACAAGAGTTGCTGGAGCAACAAAAAATTAAGATGCAGGAGCAACATCGCATGGAGAAAGAAATAATGGAGAACGAGAGACTGGAAcagatcaaaaacaaaaaggacGGAGAACAGA GTGCTGTTGCTTCATCAGAGGTCAAGGCCAGATTGCAAAACTTTGTGCTGAACAAGAAACAGCGCGAAGCCTCTGCCAGAAACTCACCACCCGCCTTACGATGGGG aGTGGACCAAAGTTCCCCTCCCCAGGGAATCTCCCCTCCCTACGCCTCTCATCTCCTGGGCAAATACGAGGATTTTCCACTCAGGAAAACAG CCTCCGAGCCAAACTTGAAGGTGAGGTCTGCGctaaaacaaaaattagaaaGCCAGCGACGAATCACCCACAGCCCAATTCTACCCCGGAAGAACAAATTTGTCAAACGGAAGCCCCAGCTTTCAT TGGACTGCAGCAGCAACTCCGACTCTGGACCAAACTCCCCACCCGCTGGACTTCACGCCTCAATGGTTAATGGCAGCATGGCTTCCAAAGAG CATGATGGAAGCAGCTACCCCTTTTCGTTGTATCGCTCCATGGTGTACCACGCCAATGATTTGTACCCATCCCCATCAATGCCGAACATATCCCTGGGACGCCCCGCATCATCATCT GGTAATTCTAGTTCTCCGGAGGCAGATCTCCGTAGTCTCAATCATCCACCTCGCGGGCTGCCCGCACACCTGGGCGGTTACCCAATTTACCCAGTCACAG gacATGAAGTTGATCTCTCAAACCCCTCCAACCCTGCCTTCCTCTCGGCCCAGATAAAGGCGCTAGAGGAGGCCCGCAATCAGGCCAAACTGGGTCAGTCCATCCCATACTCCTCTCTGCAGGCCGTGCCTGGTAGTGCCGCCTCAGAGGCTCGGCAAGCTAGGATTCATgg GCGACACAAGCCCCTCAACAGAACCCACTCAGCCCCCCTCCCGATCGGCCACCCCTTCTTACAGCAAACCTACTTGATGCAACAAGCAGCGGCAGCCGCTGCAGCAACCGGGGACCACGGAGGCAACATGTCGTCCGAGCAAATAATGAAGGACAAGATGTTCGTGAAGCAGCACATCCGGCAGGCGGTGTTACAGAGGGTGGGCAGCAAGTCTCACATGGAGAACGTGGACGAAGAGACCGAAGCCAGACTCGCTCAG GAGATGCGTGAATCTCGGGAGCAGATGAATGAAGAGATGCGGGAGAGGATGGAGGAGTCGTACATTGAGGAGAAGGAGATGCAGTTGAACCTGAAGCCCCGACACAAGGGGCCTTCCCATCACCGACCACTGGCCCGCACCCAGTCTAGTCCGCTGGTCCTGTCCATCCCACCCCCAGAGCCCCAGGAACCCACCCCCATCTCATATAGATACACCACAG GTATTGCCTATGATTCAATCATGCAGAAACACGAGTGTACGTGTGGTAATCATGCTAACCATCCCGAGAACGCCGCTCGCTTACAGAGTATCTGGTCACGACTACAGGAGACGGGCCTCGTCAACCGGTGTGAA aaaatcaAAAGTCGTCGGGCGACGATTGAAGAGCTTCAAAGTTGTCATTCAGAGCTTCATACGATACTATATGGCACCAACCCCATGCATCGACATAGACTTCTTG ATCATGTTCAATTTTGCATACTGCCTTGTGGAGGAATAGGAGTTGACTCTGACACAGTGTGGAATGAAATGCATACATACACAGCGGTCAGGATG GCTGCAGGATGTGTCACGGAGCTAGCATTAAGAGTTGCTAACAAGGATCTGAAG AATGGTTTCGCTGTGGTTAGACCGCCTGGACATCATGCAGAAATGAGCACACCAAT GGGATTCTGTTATTTCAATTCTGTTGCCATAGCAGCCAAACAGCTAAAAGAGAAATCAAAAGTGAACAAGATCTTGATTGTGGATTGGGACGTTCACCATGGCAACTCCACCCAGCAAAACTTTTTCAATGACCCCAATGTGTTGTACATATCTATTCATCGCCATGACAATGGGAACTTTTTCCCTGGGACCGGTAATCCAACGGACTGTGGATCAGGGGACGGCCTTGGGTTCAATGTCAACATTGCGTTTGGGGGAGCCCTCAATCCTCCCATGGGGGACGCAGAATACCTAGCTGCCTTTAG AACTATTCTGATGCCTATCGCCAAGGAGTTTAACCCCGACATTGTGTTGATTTCGGCTGGATTTGATGCAGCCATAGGTCACCCTCCCCCACTTGGAGGTTACAATGTCTCCTCAGCAT GTTTTGGTCACATGACCCGCGAGTTGATGTCTCTAGCAGATGGTAGACTGGTTCTGGCCCTAGAGGGAGGTTACGACCTGCCGTCAATCTGTGATGCCACAGAACTCTGTATTAAAGCTCTTCTTGGAGATGAG CTACCCCCGGTGAAAGAAGAAGAATTGTGTAGAGCCCCTTGCAAACCAGGGCAGGAAACTCTTGAGGAAACAATTAAAATACAGG ctAAGCACTGGCCCTGTGTCCAGAAATATTTAGGGACCATTCATTATTCGTTGATGGAGGCGCAAAAGCGAGAGATGGAGGAAGCAGACACGGTTACAGCGCTGGCGTCGTTGTCAATGGTGGCTGCCAAACAGAG CAGCATGTCCGACGAATC
- the LOC128162754 gene encoding histone deacetylase 4-like isoform X8 encodes MSSNNYPYIVNRKLLYKESVDSGFQEPIEMTQSPLTSPVVERRPIPTNIFNDPHLQQGLAKIKHEQELQHQLLIQHYQQQQHQLAQEHEKQLQDHIKIRTEEQYFKQLVFMQKQQELLEQQKIKMQEQHRMEKEIMENERLEQIKNKKDGEQSAVASSEVKARLQNFVLNKKQREASARNSPPALRWGVDQSSPPQGISPPYASHLLGKYEDFPLRKTASEPNLKVRSALKQKLESQRRITHSPILPRKNKFVKRKPQLSLDCSSNSDSGPNSPPAGLHASMVNGSMASKEHDGSSYPFSLYRSMVYHANDLYPSPSMPNISLGRPASSSGNSSSPEADLRSLNHPPRGLPAHLGGYPIYPVTGHEVDLSNPSNPAFLSAQIKALEEARNQAKLGQSIPYSSLQAVPGSAASEARQARIHGRHKPLNRTHSAPLPIGHPFLQQTYLMQQAAAAAAATGDHGGNMSSEQIMKDKMFVKQHIRQAVLQRVGSKSHMENVDEETEARLAQEMRESREQMNEEMRERMEESYIEEKEMQLNLKPRHKGPSHHRPLARTQSSPLVLSIPPPEPQEPTPISYRYTTGIAYDSIMQKHECTCGNHANHPENAARLQSIWSRLQETGLVNRCEKIKSRRATIEELQSCHSELHTILYGTNPMHRHRLLDHVQFCILPCGGIGVDSDTVWNEMHTYTAVRMAAGCVTELALRVANKDLKNGFAVVRPPGHHAEMSTPMGFCYFNSVAIAAKQLKEKSKVNKILIVDWDVHHGNSTQQNFFNDPNVLYISIHRHDNGNFFPGTGNPTDCGSGDGLGFNVNIAFGGALNPPMGDAEYLAAFRTILMPIAKEFNPDIVLISAGFDAAIGHPPPLGGYNVSSACFGHMTRELMSLADGRLVLALEGGYDLPSICDATELCIKALLGDELPPVKEEELCRAPCKPGQETLEETIKIQAKHWPCVQKYLGTIHYSLMEAQKREMEEADTVTALASLSMVAAKQSSMSDESSEPMEEDKS; translated from the exons AAATGACCCAGTCCCCCCTAACCTCGCCAGTGGTGGAGCGccgccccatccccaccaacaTCTTCAACGACCCCCACCTCCAGCAAGGCCTGGCCAAAATCAAGCACGAGCAGGAGCTCCAGCACCAGTTGCTGATTCAGCACTACCAGCAACAGCAGCACCAGCTAGCACAGGAGCACGAGAAACAGCTACAGGACCATATCAAG ATTCGAACAGAGGAGCAGTACTTTAAG cAGTTGGTCTTTATGCAGAAGCAACAAGAGTTGCTGGAGCAACAAAAAATTAAGATGCAGGAGCAACATCGCATGGAGAAAGAAATAATGGAGAACGAGAGACTGGAAcagatcaaaaacaaaaaggacGGAGAACAGA GTGCTGTTGCTTCATCAGAGGTCAAGGCCAGATTGCAAAACTTTGTGCTGAACAAGAAACAGCGCGAAGCCTCTGCCAGAAACTCACCACCCGCCTTACGATGGGG aGTGGACCAAAGTTCCCCTCCCCAGGGAATCTCCCCTCCCTACGCCTCTCATCTCCTGGGCAAATACGAGGATTTTCCACTCAGGAAAACAG CCTCCGAGCCAAACTTGAAGGTGAGGTCTGCGctaaaacaaaaattagaaaGCCAGCGACGAATCACCCACAGCCCAATTCTACCCCGGAAGAACAAATTTGTCAAACGGAAGCCCCAGCTTTCAT TGGACTGCAGCAGCAACTCCGACTCTGGACCAAACTCCCCACCCGCTGGACTTCACGCCTCAATGGTTAATGGCAGCATGGCTTCCAAAGAG CATGATGGAAGCAGCTACCCCTTTTCGTTGTATCGCTCCATGGTGTACCACGCCAATGATTTGTACCCATCCCCATCAATGCCGAACATATCCCTGGGACGCCCCGCATCATCATCT GGTAATTCTAGTTCTCCGGAGGCAGATCTCCGTAGTCTCAATCATCCACCTCGCGGGCTGCCCGCACACCTGGGCGGTTACCCAATTTACCCAGTCACAG gacATGAAGTTGATCTCTCAAACCCCTCCAACCCTGCCTTCCTCTCGGCCCAGATAAAGGCGCTAGAGGAGGCCCGCAATCAGGCCAAACTGGGTCAGTCCATCCCATACTCCTCTCTGCAGGCCGTGCCTGGTAGTGCCGCCTCAGAGGCTCGGCAAGCTAGGATTCATgg GCGACACAAGCCCCTCAACAGAACCCACTCAGCCCCCCTCCCGATCGGCCACCCCTTCTTACAGCAAACCTACTTGATGCAACAAGCAGCGGCAGCCGCTGCAGCAACCGGGGACCACGGAGGCAACATGTCGTCCGAGCAAATAATGAAGGACAAGATGTTCGTGAAGCAGCACATCCGGCAGGCGGTGTTACAGAGGGTGGGCAGCAAGTCTCACATGGAGAACGTGGACGAAGAGACCGAAGCCAGACTCGCTCAG GAGATGCGTGAATCTCGGGAGCAGATGAATGAAGAGATGCGGGAGAGGATGGAGGAGTCGTACATTGAGGAGAAGGAGATGCAGTTGAACCTGAAGCCCCGACACAAGGGGCCTTCCCATCACCGACCACTGGCCCGCACCCAGTCTAGTCCGCTGGTCCTGTCCATCCCACCCCCAGAGCCCCAGGAACCCACCCCCATCTCATATAGATACACCACAG GTATTGCCTATGATTCAATCATGCAGAAACACGAGTGTACGTGTGGTAATCATGCTAACCATCCCGAGAACGCCGCTCGCTTACAGAGTATCTGGTCACGACTACAGGAGACGGGCCTCGTCAACCGGTGTGAA aaaatcaAAAGTCGTCGGGCGACGATTGAAGAGCTTCAAAGTTGTCATTCAGAGCTTCATACGATACTATATGGCACCAACCCCATGCATCGACATAGACTTCTTG ATCATGTTCAATTTTGCATACTGCCTTGTGGAGGAATAGGAGTTGACTCTGACACAGTGTGGAATGAAATGCATACATACACAGCGGTCAGGATG GCTGCAGGATGTGTCACGGAGCTAGCATTAAGAGTTGCTAACAAGGATCTGAAG AATGGTTTCGCTGTGGTTAGACCGCCTGGACATCATGCAGAAATGAGCACACCAAT GGGATTCTGTTATTTCAATTCTGTTGCCATAGCAGCCAAACAGCTAAAAGAGAAATCAAAAGTGAACAAGATCTTGATTGTGGATTGGGACGTTCACCATGGCAACTCCACCCAGCAAAACTTTTTCAATGACCCCAATGTGTTGTACATATCTATTCATCGCCATGACAATGGGAACTTTTTCCCTGGGACCGGTAATCCAACGGACTGTGGATCAGGGGACGGCCTTGGGTTCAATGTCAACATTGCGTTTGGGGGAGCCCTCAATCCTCCCATGGGGGACGCAGAATACCTAGCTGCCTTTAG AACTATTCTGATGCCTATCGCCAAGGAGTTTAACCCCGACATTGTGTTGATTTCGGCTGGATTTGATGCAGCCATAGGTCACCCTCCCCCACTTGGAGGTTACAATGTCTCCTCAGCAT GTTTTGGTCACATGACCCGCGAGTTGATGTCTCTAGCAGATGGTAGACTGGTTCTGGCCCTAGAGGGAGGTTACGACCTGCCGTCAATCTGTGATGCCACAGAACTCTGTATTAAAGCTCTTCTTGGAGATGAG CTACCCCCGGTGAAAGAAGAAGAATTGTGTAGAGCCCCTTGCAAACCAGGGCAGGAAACTCTTGAGGAAACAATTAAAATACAGG ctAAGCACTGGCCCTGTGTCCAGAAATATTTAGGGACCATTCATTATTCGTTGATGGAGGCGCAAAAGCGAGAGATGGAGGAAGCAGACACGGTTACAGCGCTGGCGTCGTTGTCAATGGTGGCTGCCAAACAGAG CAGCATGTCCGACGAATC
- the LOC128162754 gene encoding histone deacetylase 4-like isoform X5, whose translation MSSNNYPYIVNRKLLYKESVDSGFQEPIDPLGSGDTGMDINSHFTPIRKAEMTQSPLTSPVVERRPIPTNIFNDPHLQQGLAKIKHEQELQHQLLIQHYQQQQHQLAQEHEKQLQDHIKIRTEEQYFKQLVFMQKQQELLEQQKIKMQEQHRMEKEIMENERLEQIKNKKDGEQSAVASSEVKARLQNFVLNKKQREASARNSPPALRWGVDQSSPPQGISPPYASHLLGKYEDFPLRKTASEPNLKVRSALKQKLESQRRITHSPILPRKNKFVKRKPQLSLDCSSNSDSGPNSPPAGLHASMVNGSMASKEHDGSSYPFSLYRSMVYHANDLYPSPSMPNISLGRPASSSGNSSSPEADLRSLNHPPRGLPAHLGGYPIYPVTGHEVDLSNPSNPAFLSAQIKALEEARNQAKLGQSIPYSSLQAVPGSAASEARQARIHGRHKPLNRTHSAPLPIGHPFLQQTYLMQQAAAAAAATGDHGGNMSSEQIMKDKMFVKQHIRQAVLQRVGSKSHMENVDEETEARLAQEMRESREQMNEEMRERMEESYIEEKEMQLNLKPRHKGPSHHRPLARTQSSPLVLSIPPPEPQEPTPISYRYTTGIAYDSIMQKHECTCGNHANHPENAARLQSIWSRLQETGLVNRCEKIKSRRATIEELQSCHSELHTILYGTNPMHRHRLLDHVQFCILPCGGIGVDSDTVWNEMHTYTAVRMAAGCVTELALRVANKDLKNGFAVVRPPGHHAEMSTPMGFCYFNSVAIAAKQLKEKSKVNKILIVDWDVHHGNSTQQNFFNDPNVLYISIHRHDNGNFFPGTGNPTDCGSGDGLGFNVNIAFGGALNPPMGDAEYLAAFRTILMPIAKEFNPDIVLISAGFDAAIGHPPPLGGYNVSSACFGHMTRELMSLADGRLVLALEGGYDLPSICDATELCIKALLGDELPPVKEEELCRAPCKPGQETLEETIKIQAKHWPCVQKYLGTIHYSLMEAQKREMEEADTVTALASLSMVAAKQSSMSDESSEPMEEDKS comes from the exons AAATGACCCAGTCCCCCCTAACCTCGCCAGTGGTGGAGCGccgccccatccccaccaacaTCTTCAACGACCCCCACCTCCAGCAAGGCCTGGCCAAAATCAAGCACGAGCAGGAGCTCCAGCACCAGTTGCTGATTCAGCACTACCAGCAACAGCAGCACCAGCTAGCACAGGAGCACGAGAAACAGCTACAGGACCATATCAAG ATTCGAACAGAGGAGCAGTACTTTAAG cAGTTGGTCTTTATGCAGAAGCAACAAGAGTTGCTGGAGCAACAAAAAATTAAGATGCAGGAGCAACATCGCATGGAGAAAGAAATAATGGAGAACGAGAGACTGGAAcagatcaaaaacaaaaaggacGGAGAACAGA GTGCTGTTGCTTCATCAGAGGTCAAGGCCAGATTGCAAAACTTTGTGCTGAACAAGAAACAGCGCGAAGCCTCTGCCAGAAACTCACCACCCGCCTTACGATGGGG aGTGGACCAAAGTTCCCCTCCCCAGGGAATCTCCCCTCCCTACGCCTCTCATCTCCTGGGCAAATACGAGGATTTTCCACTCAGGAAAACAG CCTCCGAGCCAAACTTGAAGGTGAGGTCTGCGctaaaacaaaaattagaaaGCCAGCGACGAATCACCCACAGCCCAATTCTACCCCGGAAGAACAAATTTGTCAAACGGAAGCCCCAGCTTTCAT TGGACTGCAGCAGCAACTCCGACTCTGGACCAAACTCCCCACCCGCTGGACTTCACGCCTCAATGGTTAATGGCAGCATGGCTTCCAAAGAG CATGATGGAAGCAGCTACCCCTTTTCGTTGTATCGCTCCATGGTGTACCACGCCAATGATTTGTACCCATCCCCATCAATGCCGAACATATCCCTGGGACGCCCCGCATCATCATCT GGTAATTCTAGTTCTCCGGAGGCAGATCTCCGTAGTCTCAATCATCCACCTCGCGGGCTGCCCGCACACCTGGGCGGTTACCCAATTTACCCAGTCACAG gacATGAAGTTGATCTCTCAAACCCCTCCAACCCTGCCTTCCTCTCGGCCCAGATAAAGGCGCTAGAGGAGGCCCGCAATCAGGCCAAACTGGGTCAGTCCATCCCATACTCCTCTCTGCAGGCCGTGCCTGGTAGTGCCGCCTCAGAGGCTCGGCAAGCTAGGATTCATgg GCGACACAAGCCCCTCAACAGAACCCACTCAGCCCCCCTCCCGATCGGCCACCCCTTCTTACAGCAAACCTACTTGATGCAACAAGCAGCGGCAGCCGCTGCAGCAACCGGGGACCACGGAGGCAACATGTCGTCCGAGCAAATAATGAAGGACAAGATGTTCGTGAAGCAGCACATCCGGCAGGCGGTGTTACAGAGGGTGGGCAGCAAGTCTCACATGGAGAACGTGGACGAAGAGACCGAAGCCAGACTCGCTCAG GAGATGCGTGAATCTCGGGAGCAGATGAATGAAGAGATGCGGGAGAGGATGGAGGAGTCGTACATTGAGGAGAAGGAGATGCAGTTGAACCTGAAGCCCCGACACAAGGGGCCTTCCCATCACCGACCACTGGCCCGCACCCAGTCTAGTCCGCTGGTCCTGTCCATCCCACCCCCAGAGCCCCAGGAACCCACCCCCATCTCATATAGATACACCACAG GTATTGCCTATGATTCAATCATGCAGAAACACGAGTGTACGTGTGGTAATCATGCTAACCATCCCGAGAACGCCGCTCGCTTACAGAGTATCTGGTCACGACTACAGGAGACGGGCCTCGTCAACCGGTGTGAA aaaatcaAAAGTCGTCGGGCGACGATTGAAGAGCTTCAAAGTTGTCATTCAGAGCTTCATACGATACTATATGGCACCAACCCCATGCATCGACATAGACTTCTTG ATCATGTTCAATTTTGCATACTGCCTTGTGGAGGAATAGGAGTTGACTCTGACACAGTGTGGAATGAAATGCATACATACACAGCGGTCAGGATG GCTGCAGGATGTGTCACGGAGCTAGCATTAAGAGTTGCTAACAAGGATCTGAAG AATGGTTTCGCTGTGGTTAGACCGCCTGGACATCATGCAGAAATGAGCACACCAAT GGGATTCTGTTATTTCAATTCTGTTGCCATAGCAGCCAAACAGCTAAAAGAGAAATCAAAAGTGAACAAGATCTTGATTGTGGATTGGGACGTTCACCATGGCAACTCCACCCAGCAAAACTTTTTCAATGACCCCAATGTGTTGTACATATCTATTCATCGCCATGACAATGGGAACTTTTTCCCTGGGACCGGTAATCCAACGGACTGTGGATCAGGGGACGGCCTTGGGTTCAATGTCAACATTGCGTTTGGGGGAGCCCTCAATCCTCCCATGGGGGACGCAGAATACCTAGCTGCCTTTAG AACTATTCTGATGCCTATCGCCAAGGAGTTTAACCCCGACATTGTGTTGATTTCGGCTGGATTTGATGCAGCCATAGGTCACCCTCCCCCACTTGGAGGTTACAATGTCTCCTCAGCAT GTTTTGGTCACATGACCCGCGAGTTGATGTCTCTAGCAGATGGTAGACTGGTTCTGGCCCTAGAGGGAGGTTACGACCTGCCGTCAATCTGTGATGCCACAGAACTCTGTATTAAAGCTCTTCTTGGAGATGAG CTACCCCCGGTGAAAGAAGAAGAATTGTGTAGAGCCCCTTGCAAACCAGGGCAGGAAACTCTTGAGGAAACAATTAAAATACAGG ctAAGCACTGGCCCTGTGTCCAGAAATATTTAGGGACCATTCATTATTCGTTGATGGAGGCGCAAAAGCGAGAGATGGAGGAAGCAGACACGGTTACAGCGCTGGCGTCGTTGTCAATGGTGGCTGCCAAACAGAG CAGCATGTCCGACGAATC